cactcatttgcatacatttctcaTACAAAAATCTGAACTGGATGAAGTcagtttaaaacaattttttttacatattagagtcaaatgtttatACATACgcaagcatatgggtagcaatattcaatttggaatgtaatatacaaaatgacaatgcaatatgtaaaatggcaatgcatttctgtatttacatttacattttccaatacatttgtgcaacgtttggtgcaaaatgaaaatgaaaattaaattatataattttcatttgccatttcatcaAAACGTACACgcaccaactgtcttgtccatgttctctcacttgaatcctcttgagtctcttgaccttctgcaagccccgccttgttcacgcagtgattgattGATCGGCTCGGagtgcattttcaatgtgcatattgaattttgctacattcattgcgggacactgaatgaaaatgtaattgaaaGTGTCTTGCCTGTGAGTGTAAATGCAgttaaaacaaataacatttgaatgataattttgccacagtttttgcttgaacatgttacacatatctaatcatttctgtaatacattttaattttaatttggcAACTTATAAgtgttaaaattagtattcattttacatttttcaatgtgcacattgaattttgctacattcattgcgggactctgaatgaaaatgcaattgtaAGTGTTTTGGCTGTGAATgtaaatgcaattaagaaaaataacatttgaattataattttgccacagttttgcttgaacatgttacacatatctaatcatttctgtaatacattttaattttctaattCTAATTTTGCAACTTACTAAGCATTAAAATtactattcattttacatattaaaactagtgtatgaaatggcaaatgaaaattgtGTAATTTAAATTTCActaaacgttgcacaaatgtatttgaaaatgtaaatgtaaatacagaaatgcattgttattttgcatattacattccaaattgaatattgctacccatatatTTTGGGTGTctctttttgtcactccataattcagaaaaatccttgaacagccagaaaactaTATTTACACAAGTTTGGGGgtattgaaatgtatttaaaatgtataataagtaaaaatgtaaGGTTTGTTGTAAGTGCTACTGAACTGGGATTTATGGCTtacaagaaaaaaactaaattgaaatatattgacaaatagataaagtgctatCAAAGAAACACTTAAGAGTGTCTTTTGGATTTTTCTTTCCACTAAtcttaatgaaaatgttatgaaTACCCATgtagcccaaaatctcaaaattgacaggtgcatctaaaaaaagtgtttttgcctTCAGTGTCTCCCCTTTAAAACAACTAACagtgtatataaattaatataaagaaaacacGTACAGTGCTCTTCTGGTGTTTTTGATGACTGGCAGCAGTCTCATCAGTGCTTCATCAGATCTTCTGTACTTCTTCAGTTCAAACTTCTCTTGAGTTTCTTCTGACATGAGGAGCACAAACACCAAACCCGACCACTGAGCAGAGGAGAGATTCTGCTCTGAAAGTTTTCCAGAGCCCAGATTCTTCTGGATTTCCTCCACAAAGTCAtctttcagttcattcagacagtagaagAGATTGATGGTCCTCTCTGTTGATTCCTCCAtctcaattttcttttttatatagtcAACAGTGTCTTTGGTGTCCTCTGTTTTGAGCTCCAGTCCTGGCAGTAGTTCCTTCAGGTCTCTCTGATTGGACTCCACTGAAAGACCCAGGAGGAATCGGAGGAAGAGGTCCAGGTGCCCATTCTCACTTTGTAAAGCCTCATTGACTGCAGCTTTGTGAAGATCAAACAGTGACTTTGTTGACAGGATACATGACAGTTTTTTCCAGGATTCGAGAAATgggttttccttcttttttttgttaatgaaaaaCACATAGAGAGCAGCAAGTAATTCCTGGATGCTGAGCTGAATGAAGCTGTAAACGTTTCTCACTGACATAGATTTTTCCTCTTGAAACATCCGGGTGCATAACCCAGAGTACACAGAACCTTCAATGGCATCTAGTCCACACTCCTCAATATCGtctttgtagaaaatcagattacCTTTCTGTAGTTGTTTAAAGGCCAGTTTCCCAAGCTTCAGAATAATGTCATCAAAAGACATGACTTCAGCCTTAGTTTTAGGATccttgcaatattttattttcatctgctGCTTCTGAGAAAGTAAAAAGTTTATGTACATCCCTGTGAGGGTTGTAGGTGTTTTGTCATTGCTCTCTTGAACCAGCAGAGGCTGAAGAACAGTGagagagatccagcagaagaccgggatgtgacacatgatgtaCAGACTTCTGAATTTTCTGATGTGACGGATGATGTTTTCAGCAACCTCAGGACTGCTGTTTCTGATGAAGTACTTCTCTTTCTGCTCATCActgaatcctcgtatctctgtcacCTGATCAATGTATTCTCGGGGTATCAGactggctgctgctggtctggatgtgatccagatgagagcagagggaaccAGATGTCTCTTGATTAGGGCTGTAACTATCTTACTCACTGTTGTTTTCTTATTAACATCTGTAAAGCCGTCATCCTCTTCAAAGCTCAAAGGGAAACGACATTCATCCAGCccatcaaagatgaacatgaCCTTATTGCCATCTTCAGGAAGAGATGTCAGCTCTGTAAGGCCACTAAAGCAGTATGTGTTAAGCAATCCCATGAGACtgtacttcttttttttaatcaaattcagCACAAGGAATGGGAGTGGAAAAATGAAGActatatcttgattttctttacCTTTAGCCCAGTCAAGGATGAATTTATTGACAGAGACAGTTTTTCCCACTCCTGCAATCCCCACTGTGAGCACTTTTCTGTTTTGTCGACCCATATGGTCTTTGAACATGTCATTACACTGGATCGGCGTGTCCTTGGCAGTCAGTCTGTTGTGATTTGATTCGATACGTCTCACCTCGTGTTCATTTGATCTTCCTCCAGTCTGATTCTCCACCACATATAAATCAGTGTAAATATCGTCCAGGTATTTATTTTCACCCGTCTGTGAATTACCAACCAATATCCGCTCACAGTGCTGTTTTAGCTTGTCCTTCAAGATCTTTGTAGCTGTACTGTCCTCAGCAGAACCtttgagaaaatgaaaagaaaaagtcaGCTAAGAGTAAGTTAttggtttttaataaaataatgatgagAATATCTTTATGTAGACTCAGACATGGTCTGTGATTCTCATTACAAAACTTGAAAACTGTGTGTGAATCTATATTCTAATTAATGTTCCTGAAGGGCCAATGAGTGAGACTTATGCCTAATTCACACTACAAGATTTGAAGTTGCAATTTGAACATTAGTTAATGAACCATGAACTAACTTTAATGATCAGTATATAGTAGGTGGGCAACCAAAATTGGTAATACCGCCGCCACAGCGTTAACTGCAAATCAGTCACGAGTTAAATTAATTTGCAAAACTACTGCCAGGTGGCGCAAGAGGACAGATTGCGAACtgtatgtaattgtaaaatgttggtTTGTAAACGAAGATGAAACGtagaagtaaaacaacaataatattataatataactcAGTAACatcctaaaaaaaacattagaaaattttACAGTGAGTGAATTTCAAAAcataggatagtcttaggctacagtctactcatcaaaaatttTAAGAAAGACCTTTGCACAAAGGCTCTTCCTGCATGCTATTGTAATTAAACAATcattacacaaacatatatatttctCCCGAATGAGAGAACCCAACCTTTCCTTtcctttaattttttgtttgtttgtttataggtaagcctatattattatatactgcaattatatttatcaattagaattatatatttttatatgttttgataaatttgttaaatttaaagaatttgttgtaaagtgaaagGAACATaaaatatcctgttggtacattataacattattaggccagtTGTTATtattctgaatgtaataaaatgcaacctATAGTATACTtgacatatatatttttcttctcacaaactgaatttattttttagcatgttttatttttttaaacatgcagcaaacgaaaatggCGATTAATCTGTTAAAATGTGATACTGTGggttaaaaattttaaattatatacttAGGAACAGAGTCTGTGCCAAATCTAGGCTATGTTGTTAactatttatgatttatataggaactgtttataaaaaaaaaaatctaattatattgttagttttatgctaacatgcaatcaatgtcttcgGAGACTATATAtaagttcatttaggctatttaacatgcactgtgacattttaacctttttaacctataaactccttgagattttaaagtcagtttaatagtATTGAAATTCAAATTGAATCtagtataaaaaaaagtttgaattgcttaaattattttcatgaattaataataccttgtcatgtttattcttgtagaaaataagtgtttattcttaAAGAAAATAAGGGAAAGAATAAGGGATGatccaaatatttgtaatgtacaaTAATATAGGCCTATAGCTGCATGTAGTCTAAAAGTTATCGTATTTGTCCTGCTTCACCCATTTgtgtaggctacaattattctaaaaaaatacaaataaatagcgtcattaaaaaaatggcatGGGATTTTAAAGCATAACAAATGAAGGTCTATGAAATGTAAGTCAATAAATCATTTTTCTAAACAAAGGCACTTATAGTTTTGAACTAAactattatttcaaccatattgcctgtgaataaaatgcatacttttcaatgAAAGAACCATTAGAGAGTGTAGGTTGcttggtgtttggatttgtacttcaatatgaGGTCAAAGTTTAatgcctacttttttttttactctctatttaacagcattaacttAAAATGAAATACGTCTTCCTTCAGTTAGAATTAATCTTTTCCTGctttgctaaatgttgggctcatgaccaataagttgtattcgcctcaatctgattttGTAAAATCAAACTGCAGATGGTGAAGCTGGTCCAGTTAGTGCGAGTCATGCACACTGTGCAGCGGGAGCAGCTGACGGAGGATTCCCCTTAGTCTTAAAGCCTTCCTCAAACTCCTACGTTCACCAAAaacaatgattttcataaaaataattattaattatcaatTGATAACTTGTTattattatggtcttgtgaaaataatattatgggctgcaagaaaataatgaataaaactaGTGCAGACAGCATATTTCAACCCAGTAGCGGGACAAAACACGGTTCCTTGCGCAAAAAAACAGACCAAATTCAGTTCAGCTAGAGGGGGTTGTTTTATTGGGGACGGTAGTTCTGTATAGCTTGTGGGGGTTGAAAAATAAAGGTGTGAATTTatcaaatgggtgctttctcttcttcCTCCACAAATACTGTGGGTAATTTGGTGGCGAGATGTTTATATAAATTAGAGTTTGTGATTGACAACGCGACTGACAATGTTGCGATAAGTAGGCTAAACCAACTTTGCAACTCATTACCCCCCGAACACAGGACATAGCATACGTATGTATGTTTCACCTCTCCTCCTCAACACCTCTCAACCCGCAATGTCAATGTTTACGAATAGAGATTTAGAATGGTGTAgtaattttgtataaattgtGTAGTTGTTTGGAATTATTCATTGTgaccattaaatattttatttttacacaactATTTTAAAGATCTTGTAATATGCATTTCTCCTTAAACTGCAccttaacatttttaattgtgtgtgtgtatatatattaaaaaatttccATCAGTTAAAATAATACAGTTATAAATAACAGGTAAATAATCGTCAATTTATCACTTTTTCAAAGCTCatgaaagaaatggaaaaaatattctgaaaaggggtgtcaaaagattaattgcatccaaaatataagAATCTATAAAATACACGCATATATTTAAGTTATAACTTTTATTTGAGATGCAATTATCAGCCCTAGTTCTGTAATCAGTAATCAgataaagaaaaaactaatatttcattactactttaaaaccatcAACAAATGTTTTCACAGATGAAAAGATACATTAGTTATTTACCATTTACCTAAATCCAATCAAATAACAGTAGTGGGATTCACttctgcttttaaaaacatgaatttgcTTTCTGTTTCATGTACCAGCACTCCACTATCTTTCCCGCTGGACAGGTAACATTACTCACCTGTCTTCTCCAAGCGACAAAACAAAATTGAAATTGTCCTGATAAGTTATGGCAGGCCACTTATTCATTTCAACCTCCCACTGTGTCATACACCGGGGATGTGTTAAATATTTACTATCACAACATTGAATAGTGTTCTGTGTGTGCTCCCGCCACAATAACTCTTTACCTTACAGCTAGCGAAAAGGAAGTTTAAGACATTATAAGGAAATACGTCATTGTATTTACTTCCGagttgcaaaataaggtggatagtgcaataaagtttattgtaaataaaagattttaactgtaaataattttgaaataacatttaagtTTAAATGTTGCCAGTACATCCATGCATATAATGTACATACAGTTAATCATTAATTTCtagcttttttttgtttatttatagcaTAAATGTGTatctttcaaatgtttaataaattgtaCATGACTAATATGCCCTTGCTATTTGTTACCATTAATGATTAATTACTAGAGTGTTTATGCATAACTAATGCATAATTtgctattttatatatacttaattaATGTATCAGTCAGacctttaaaatgttgttttctcctgtttatttatgattcaaGGAATATCCTGTTTAAAGATATACAGTAGTATACTAATTTTAGTGTTGAGCTAATAAGTATTTTACATTGAAATTACAATGTGTGTTATTTCTTTATGTTCTTATGTGTAAATAGTGTGAATTCCAGTCATTTGAGACACATTTTGTCATTCAGATGACATCTCATAAAGGTAATAGTGACTagtaaacatttagaaaaagtTACAAATGATGAATAGATTCCACTTTAGATTGAGcgctgcaaaaacatgaacaaataattgataaataattaattaggATGCGTAAACAGCAGATGTCAATGAAGaccaacttatatatatatatatttatactatggggccATTTAATGCTTGAaactgattggctgacgaacgttctgAGGTGCAGTTATTTTCTGGGATACACACGGCGAACATACTTCCAGACCGCATTACAGTTGCATATCACTTTgcatagtaaaactgtaataacggtcacgcagtttgcacaaaaaggtgttAGCACTGCCCTAGCgattttatcagttagcctaTATAGTGTAGCAACTTAATGAA
This is a stretch of genomic DNA from Carassius auratus strain Wakin unplaced genomic scaffold, ASM336829v1 scaf_tig00214833, whole genome shotgun sequence. It encodes these proteins:
- the LOC113093033 gene encoding protein NLRC3-like, with protein sequence MSTSEMEDVEELLLKSLEQLDKDGLKKFQWHLKKLKCISSSEMEDADRLKTVDKLVAFYRLEEAVKITVSILRKIGQNNLAVQLEDEHKQGSAEDSTATKILKDKLKQHCERILVGNSQTGENKYLDDIYTDLYVVENQTGGRSNEHEVRRIESNHNRLTAKDTPIQCNDMFKDHMGRQNRKVLTVGIAGVGKTVSVNKFILDWAKGKENQDIVFIFPLPFLVLNLIKKKKYSLMGLLNTYCFSGLTELTSLPEDGNKVMFIFDGLDECRFPLSFEEDDGFTDVNKKTTVSKIVTALIKRHLVPSALIWITSRPAAASLIPREYIDQVTEIRGFSDEQKEKYFIRNSSPEVAENIIRHIRKFRSLYIMCHIPVFCWISLTVLQPLLVQESNDKTPTTLTGMYINFLLSQKQQMKIKYCKDPKTKAEVMSFDDIILKLGKLAFKQLQKGNLIFYKDDIEECGLDAIEGSVYSGLCTRMFQEEKSMSVRNVYSFIQLSIQELLAALYVFFINKKKKENPFLESWKKLSCILSTKSLFDLHKAAVNEALQSENGHLDLFLRFLLGLSVESNQRDLKELLPGLELKTEDTKDTVDYIKKKIEMEESTERTINLFYCLNELKDDFVEEIQKNLGSGKLSEQNLSSAQWSGLVFVLLMSEETQEKFELKKYRRSDEALMRLLPVIKNTRRALLQCCNLPAQSCESVSSALQSSNSILRELDLSNNNLKDSGVKLLSDGLKSKNCQLEILRLSGCMVTEDGCSYVSSALTAQPSCLRELDLSYNHPGDSGVKLLSEKLEDPNCSLDKFNVDHGGESRITAGLQKYSCFLTLDPNTANTELILSEENKKVTCVMKKQPYPDHPERFDDVRQVLCRESVCGRCYWEIEWSGSVLISVSYENISRKGSGVECRFGRNDQSWSLICTPDSYSFRHNNKQTDLPMKSIIRRIGIIGVFVDHRAGILSFYRVYRNTVSLMHTVQTTFTQPLYPGFRVNFLSSVKLC